From Haloarcula hispanica ATCC 33960, the proteins below share one genomic window:
- a CDS encoding cytochrome b family protein → MSDNDTDDVRTDGSGTGIVSPDDETPAWSERKERTQGLSRLTYEYFERARREDQDLRQQSDYVERDVLAFPAWPHEMMRNIALTSFFVGMILFVSATLPPEMPNPANSAVTPAIILPDWYLYWSFGLLKLGPLNPELSILGGSKLMADRTYGVLANVVVVGFVAIVPFLNKGSARRPVEQPFWAAVGMSGVIFSLTIAALSIKNLVPMDSHLLFDLTFLVPIVSATITYAVLKTMREGYMFDLNRRYYRLRPPK, encoded by the coding sequence ATGAGCGACAACGACACAGACGACGTTCGCACGGACGGTTCCGGCACCGGTATCGTCTCGCCGGACGACGAGACTCCCGCATGGTCCGAGCGAAAGGAGCGGACCCAGGGGCTCTCCCGGCTGACCTACGAGTACTTCGAGCGGGCGCGCCGCGAGGACCAGGACCTTCGCCAGCAGTCGGACTACGTCGAGCGTGACGTGCTCGCGTTCCCGGCCTGGCCCCACGAGATGATGCGCAACATCGCGCTGACGTCGTTCTTCGTGGGCATGATCCTGTTCGTCTCGGCGACGTTACCGCCAGAGATGCCGAACCCCGCTAACTCCGCTGTGACGCCGGCAATTATCCTGCCGGACTGGTATCTCTACTGGTCCTTTGGCCTGCTCAAGCTCGGCCCGCTGAACCCCGAGCTGAGCATCCTCGGCGGCTCGAAGCTCATGGCTGACCGAACCTACGGTGTGCTGGCAAACGTCGTGGTCGTCGGCTTCGTTGCCATCGTCCCCTTCCTGAACAAGGGGTCCGCGCGCCGTCCCGTCGAGCAGCCGTTCTGGGCTGCGGTCGGGATGTCCGGCGTCATCTTCAGCCTGACCATCGCCGCGCTGTCCATCAAGAACCTCGTCCCGATGGACTCGCACCTGCTGTTCGACCTGACGTTCCTCGTCCCTATCGTCAGCGCGACCATCACCTACGCGGTGCTCAAGACGATGCGCGAGGGCTACATGTTCGACCTCAACCGTCGGTACTACCGGCTGCGGCCGCCGAAGTAA
- a CDS encoding DUF7315 family membrane protein produces MTEDQSAGAEDGSERRDVVVPLRVYKAVTVFSTLFAVVSVVAGFILVDVATQRASAPASEIDVPVGIAGIACILAGTVVYAFSTRFRTEEMGKSKDDAT; encoded by the coding sequence ATGACAGAGGACCAGTCAGCGGGGGCTGAGGACGGTTCGGAGCGGCGGGACGTTGTGGTGCCGCTGCGCGTGTACAAGGCCGTGACGGTGTTTTCGACGCTGTTTGCGGTCGTCAGCGTCGTCGCCGGATTCATCCTCGTCGACGTGGCGACACAGCGGGCCTCGGCGCCCGCCTCGGAGATCGACGTTCCGGTCGGCATCGCCGGGATCGCGTGCATCCTCGCTGGCACAGTCGTCTATGCGTTCTCGACGCGCTTCCGTACCGAGGAAATGGGAAAGTCTAAAGACGACGCTACCTAA
- a CDS encoding cytochrome b, translating into MSLERKDEHDHKGWMESRELTPVESVYLTVLIWLDRRLRVVDYLEILEDLYYKVNMQMPKSHTEQYNLDNKFWYWYPLYALGSFSTVAYVVAAISGALLGFYYAPAAAAADGSPTVAYDSVMLIMGQLNLGYFLRSVHRWAAQIMVAAVFLHMLRVYFTGAYKEPRELNWLIGIVLISLTLVFGYTGYLLPWSQLSFWAGQIGVEMSLSIPLIGEWVAQLMFGGFTLSQATLQRMYILHVFFLPFITTAIIAVHIGIVWMQGIAEPH; encoded by the coding sequence ATGAGTCTCGAACGCAAAGACGAACACGACCACAAAGGCTGGATGGAATCGCGCGAGCTGACGCCGGTGGAATCGGTGTACTTGACCGTGCTCATCTGGCTCGACAGGCGACTGCGCGTCGTTGACTACCTAGAGATCCTCGAAGATCTCTACTACAAGGTCAACATGCAGATGCCAAAGAGCCACACGGAACAGTACAATCTCGACAACAAGTTCTGGTACTGGTACCCACTGTACGCACTCGGATCGTTCTCGACAGTTGCGTACGTCGTCGCCGCGATATCCGGCGCGCTGCTGGGCTTCTACTACGCACCGGCCGCCGCAGCTGCCGACGGGTCGCCGACGGTCGCGTACGATTCAGTGATGCTCATCATGGGCCAGCTCAACCTCGGCTACTTCCTGCGCTCGGTCCACCGCTGGGCCGCACAGATCATGGTCGCCGCCGTGTTCCTCCACATGCTCCGCGTGTACTTCACCGGAGCGTACAAGGAGCCGCGGGAGCTGAACTGGCTCATCGGCATCGTCCTGATTTCGCTGACGCTAGTGTTCGGGTACACCGGCTACCTGCTGCCGTGGAGCCAGCTCTCGTTCTGGGCCGGCCAGATCGGCGTCGAGATGTCCCTCTCCATCCCGCTTATCGGTGAGTGGGTCGCACAGCTGATGTTCGGCGGGTTCACGCTCTCGCAGGCCACGCTACAGCGGATGTACATCCTGCACGTGTTCTTCCTGCCGTTCATCACGACTGCCATCATCGCGGTCCACATCGGCATCGTCTGGATGCAGGGGATCGCTGAGCCACACTAA
- a CDS encoding DUF7313 family protein — translation MQPSVTFFGPLDTILGSPTVGGALLIEYVIFGVVIVNFLTRQLAHRSHVKQYENDGADAVSRHPAHTFTNIALVVLSFFYMTLHHHGGMVLSVLVLGAVITDFFEFESRKVEARRDIPLERPKGAIVAALVVFMYAGYQSLFWVIKGPWSAII, via the coding sequence ATCCGTAACGTTCTTTGGGCCACTGGATACCATTCTGGGGAGCCCCACGGTCGGCGGCGCGCTCCTCATCGAATACGTCATCTTCGGAGTGGTAATCGTCAACTTCCTGACCCGGCAGCTCGCCCACAGAAGCCACGTCAAACAGTACGAAAACGATGGCGCGGACGCGGTCAGCCGCCACCCGGCGCACACGTTCACCAACATCGCGCTGGTCGTGCTGTCGTTTTTCTACATGACGCTCCACCATCACGGCGGGATGGTCTTGTCGGTACTCGTCCTCGGCGCAGTCATCACTGACTTCTTCGAGTTCGAATCCCGGAAAGTCGAGGCGCGCCGTGACATTCCGCTGGAACGGCCGAAAGGGGCCATCGTCGCTGCCCTCGTAGTGTTCATGTACGCGGGCTACCAGAGCCTGTTCTGGGTCATCAAGGGTCCCTGGAGCGCCATCATCTAA
- a CDS encoding DUF7317 family protein: MSHRSLTTALTLYRGETLTLEEAATYSGVSPTKFATALRSRGIQVRDEDGAPVDRTPN; the protein is encoded by the coding sequence ATGTCACACAGGTCCCTCACAACGGCGCTGACACTGTATCGCGGGGAAACACTCACACTCGAAGAGGCGGCGACGTACAGCGGGGTATCACCGACAAAATTCGCTACGGCGCTTCGCTCGCGCGGCATTCAGGTGCGTGACGAAGACGGCGCGCCAGTCGACCGGACTCCGAACTGA
- a CDS encoding DUF7314 family protein, producing MADEFMKGFACLMVGGLGWMTIKGWYNTPSFEGAQLTGELTIEEPTTFDQIALFMGDAFFWFAVLGALTFWVVLPLISEFQAYLNERSA from the coding sequence ATGGCTGACGAGTTCATGAAGGGGTTCGCGTGCCTCATGGTCGGCGGACTGGGCTGGATGACCATCAAGGGCTGGTACAACACGCCGAGTTTCGAGGGGGCACAGCTCACCGGCGAACTTACTATCGAGGAACCGACCACGTTCGATCAGATCGCCCTGTTCATGGGCGACGCGTTCTTCTGGTTCGCGGTGCTGGGCGCGCTGACCTTCTGGGTCGTGCTTCCGCTGATCAGTGAATTCCAGGCGTATCTCAACGAGCGGTCGGCGTAA